In a single window of the Bacillus rossius redtenbacheri isolate Brsri chromosome 8, Brsri_v3, whole genome shotgun sequence genome:
- the LOC134535161 gene encoding facilitated trehalose transporter Tret1-like, with protein MAEKSASDEDFSRLRQCLVAVAVSLLPFAQGAVAGWPSPMLPLLQSPASPLDGGPLTDEEASRVGSLTCVAALLAVPVFSHLATRGSRKVAGYLAAAPLLPSWLAVALGSTRTSLYLARLAAGVCCAGGTVVVPLFLAEVAHDSVRGALSTISVLFFNSGILFVYCAGSSLGYRALAWACLALAPLFAAGFALVPESPVYLVSRGRTAAAVRAVMGLQAVGPERAGEVVGRLQGRSHVEAGLLEVLSTRATLRGLAVGLGLCLNQQMSGLFAVLSYTVSIFQDAGTSLSPYTATMLVGALQILGTCLSTALVDRAGRRALLVGSNCCMAACLGCLGGYLYLARGAEVARFTWVPVAAVLGFILAVSVGPGALCFLVVSEVFSERARAAATTLCLCVLWALMFLVGRTFSAVSLLVGAHGCFWLFAACSAAGAVFAATCVPETRNRSLESILRELGGGRGELRDSGQPLREKQLVARA; from the exons ATGGCGGAGAAGTCTGCCTCGGACGAGGACTTCAGCAGACTCAGGCAGTGCCTGGTCGCGGTGGCAG TGAGCCTGCTGCCGTTCGCCCAGGGCGCCGTGGCGGGCTGGCCCTCGCCCATGCTGCCGCTGCTGCAGTCGCCCGCCTCGCCGCTGGACGGCGGCCCGCTCACGGACGAGGAGGCCTCGCGCGTGGGCTCGCTCACCTGCGTGGCGGCGCTGCTGGCGGTGCCTGTCTTCAGCCACCTGGCCACGCGGGGCAGCAGGAAGGTTGCCGGCTACCTGGCGGCGGCCCCCCTGCTGCCCAGCTGGCTCGCCGTGGCCCTGGGCTCCACCAGGACCTCGCTGTACCTGGCGCGCCTCGCCGCCGGGGTCTGCTGCGCCGGCGGCACCGTCGTGGTGCCCTTGTTCCTGGCCGAGGTGGCGCACGACAGCGTCAGAGGCGCCCTCAGCACCATCTCCGTGCTCTTCTTCAACTCGGGGATACTGTTCGTGTACTGCGCCGGCTCCAGCCTCGGCTACCGCGCGCTGGCCTGGGCGTGCCTGGCGCTGGCGCCGCTCTTCGCCGCGGGCTTCGCGCTGGTGCCCGAGTCGCCGGTGTACCTGGTGTCGcgcggcaggaccgccgccgCCGTGCGGGCCGTCATGGGGCTGCAGGCCGTGGGCCCGGAGCGCGCCGGCGAGGTGGTGGGCCGGCTGCAGGGTCGTTCGCACGTCGAGGCGGGCCTCCTCGAGGTGCTGTCCACCCGCGCGACCCTCAGGGGCCTGGCGGTGGGCCTGGGGCTGTGCCTCAACCAGCAGATGTCCGGGCTGTTCGCCGTGCTCAGCTACACGGTGTCCATCTTCCAGGACGCCGGCACCAGCCTGTCGCCCTACACGGCCACCATGCTGGTCGGCGCGCTGCAGATCCTGGGCACGTGCCTGTCCACGGCGCTGGTGGACCGCGCGGGGCGGAGGGCGCTGCTGGTGGGCTCCAACTGCTGCATGGCGGCGTGCCTGGGCTGCTTGGGCGGCTACCTCTACCTCGCGCGCGGCGCCGAAGTGGCCCGCTTCACCTGGGTGCCCGTGGCGGCCGTGCTCGGGTTCATCCTAGCCGTGTCGGTGGGACCCGGCGCGCTGTGCTTCCTCGTGGTGTCGGAGGTGTTCTCGGAGCGCGCTAGGGCCGCGGCCACCACGCTCTGCCTCTGCGTGCTGTGGGCGCTCATGTTCCTGGTGGGCCGCACCTTCTCCGCCGTGTCCCTCCTGGTCGGCGCGCACGGCTGCTTCTGGCTGTTCGCCGCCTGCAGCGCGGCGGGCGCCGTGTTCGCCGCCACGTGCGTGCCCGAGACGAGGAACCGCAGCCTGGAGTCCATCCTCCGGGAGCTGGGCGGCGGGCGGGGCGAACTCCGGGACTCCGGGCAGCCGCTCCGGGAGAAGCAGCTCGTGGCGCGCGCCTGA